The DNA window CACCCGTCGCGCCGAAGGGGTTGACGGCGCGCTGGCCTGAAACCGGCGATGCGGAGCGACAGGCGATTTTGCAGGTGCTGGAAAAGGGCGAATGGTGTCGGGTCGGCTTACCTGACGAACACAGTGAAGTCGCCCAGTTTGAACGAGAGTGGGCGAGTTACCACGATGCCCGTTACTGCATCGCTGTTTGCAACGGCACGGTCGCTTTAATGGTGGCGTTGTGGGCGTTAGACCTCCGGCACGGCGACGAGGTGATCGTCCCTGCCGTCACCTTTATCGCCACCGCCGATGCGGTCGTTTTGTGCGGCGGTGTCCCCGTCTTCGTGGACATTGACCCAACGACTTACCAAATTGACCCCGACGCTGTTGAAGCCGCCGTCACTGAGCGGACGAAAGCGATTTGCGTCGTCCATTACGCGGGTTATCCCTGCGACCTTGACCGCATCCGTGCGATCGCTGAAAAGCACGGTTTACCCGTCGTAGAAGATTGCGCCCACGCGCACGGGACAGAATGGCGCGGACGGAAAGTCGGTGCCCACATCACTTGCGGTGGCTTCAGTTTCCAGCAGAGCAAAAGTTTGACGGCGGGCGAAGGCGGCGCAGTCGTCACTGACGATGGGGATTTAGCAGACCGCATCTGGGCGCTGCACAACTGCGGTCGCCCTAAAGGCGTCGGACGCTACGAGCACCACATCGTCGGAGGTAACTTTCGGTTGAGCGAGTGGCAAGGGGCGATGCTGCGGGCGCAACTGCGACGCTTGCCAGAACAAACGCGACGGCGCATGGAAAACGGGGCATGGCTGGCGGAGCAATTGCGCCAACTGGGCGGGTTGGAACCGCTCCAGCGGGACGAGCGTATCACGCAGCGCGGCTACTACTTTTTCGTCATCCGTTACAACGCTGAAGCGTTTGGCGGCGTGCATCGGGATGTATTTTTGAGGGCGCTGCGGGCGGAAGGCATTCCCGCTTTCGCGGGCTATGGCGTTCCTGTTTACCGACATCCCAGTTACACCGAAAGCGGTGTGCCCCACAAGGTCTTGCCTTGCCCCAACGCCGAACATGCGTGCGCCCACGAGCAAATCACGCTGAGCAACCATTTACTGCTGGACCGCGCCCATTGTCAGGCTGTCGTAGACGCCTGCGCCAAAATCAGCATGCACTTGGACGAACTGCGGCAACTGGCGGCGTCGGCGTGATGAACGCTGACATGAAAGGCGCCTTGCGATAGCATTTACAGCGCAACAGCGACGATGCGGAGCGATGCGTTCGTCGCCCCATCGCCTTGAGGTGTGAAAAGGCAGGGCGTCGCCCTGCACACCCTCAATCGGCAAGTTTGTTTTGAGGGAACGAACGATGGCGAACGGGAAAGCAGGCAACAGCAACGGTGCACGCCAAAGCGGAGGGTGGAACGGGCAATCGGTGGCGCTAGCGCGCCGCTCGTGGGCTATCGGTTTTTACGACACGCCGCCCCCGACGGACGGACAATTGCGGGCGTATGAGCAAGCGGTCCGGTTGAACCCGCAAAAGGCTTGGTATCGGTCGCGGTTGGCGAAGGCTTTTTGGGCGCTGGGCATGGTGCAGGAGGCGTTGGAGCATTTTGAAAAAGCCTGTGAGTTGATGCCCCATGAGCCGTTTTACCGCTTAGAGTTAGCTGAAGCCTACTTGGCGCTCAACCGCGTTGATGAGGCGATTGCCCAGTTGGAACAAGCCGTTGAATGGACGCCTTACGACGACTACTACCACATCCGCTTGGCGGCGGCATATTTGCAGGCATGGCGGGTGCGTGAGGCATTGAGGGTGATGGAGCGGGTCGTGCAGTTGCGCCCATACAACGCGTCCTATCGTTTTTTGCTGGGGCTACTGTATTTGGCGACGGACGATAGGGAGCAGGCGGAATGCCACCTTAGGTTTCGGTGGCAATTGGACGAGTATGACCGCAGTTTTTTGCGCCATTTCTGGAAACTGTGCGGCGTTGCGTTAGACCGCCAATTGCTGTCGTGACGCCCTCACTCCACGCGGCAGATGAAACCCTTCAAATACTCCGCTTCGGGAAAAGCGACGGGCACCGGATGGTCGCGACTCTGGCGCAGTCGTTCCACCAACAACACTTCGCGCCCCGCGTCCAACGCCGCCGCAAACAGCACTTGCTGAAACATCTCGGCGCTGACCATCCCGGAGCACGAAAAAGTCACCAGTGTGCCGCCTGAACGCAACAGGCGCATCGCCAGCCAGTTGATGTCTTTGTAACCCCGCAAGGCGTTTTCCACGACGGCTTTTGTCGGGGCGAACCGCGGTGGGTCTAACACGATGGCGTCAAACTGTTCGCCTGCGTCACGGAACCGGCGCAAAACTTGGAACGCGTTGCCCTCCAGTGCCTGCACGCGCCCCGCAAACCCGTTGAGGACGGCGTTCTCTTCCGCCAACCGTAGCGCCTCGGCGGAAGTGTCCAAGTTGATAACTGTGCGGGCGCCAGCGCGCAATGCGTAAACGGCGAAACTGCCCGTGTAA is part of the bacterium HR17 genome and encodes:
- the rifK gene encoding 3-amino-5-hydroxybenzoate synthase — its product is MAHLAALGGTPVAPKGLTARWPETGDAERQAILQVLEKGEWCRVGLPDEHSEVAQFEREWASYHDARYCIAVCNGTVALMVALWALDLRHGDEVIVPAVTFIATADAVVLCGGVPVFVDIDPTTYQIDPDAVEAAVTERTKAICVVHYAGYPCDLDRIRAIAEKHGLPVVEDCAHAHGTEWRGRKVGAHITCGGFSFQQSKSLTAGEGGAVVTDDGDLADRIWALHNCGRPKGVGRYEHHIVGGNFRLSEWQGAMLRAQLRRLPEQTRRRMENGAWLAEQLRQLGGLEPLQRDERITQRGYYFFVIRYNAEAFGGVHRDVFLRALRAEGIPAFAGYGVPVYRHPSYTESGVPHKVLPCPNAEHACAHEQITLSNHLLLDRAHCQAVVDACAKISMHLDELRQLAASA
- the bepA_6 gene encoding Beta-barrel assembly-enhancing protease — translated: MANGKAGNSNGARQSGGWNGQSVALARRSWAIGFYDTPPPTDGQLRAYEQAVRLNPQKAWYRSRLAKAFWALGMVQEALEHFEKACELMPHEPFYRLELAEAYLALNRVDEAIAQLEQAVEWTPYDDYYHIRLAAAYLQAWRVREALRVMERVVQLRPYNASYRFLLGLLYLATDDREQAECHLRFRWQLDEYDRSFLRHFWKLCGVALDRQLLS